The following proteins are encoded in a genomic region of Struthio camelus isolate bStrCam1 chromosome 3, bStrCam1.hap1, whole genome shotgun sequence:
- the NUS1 gene encoding dehydrodolichyl diphosphate synthase complex subunit NUS1 isoform X2: MSGVLGLVWRLLHALLCLQRALLAWLRGRPAGGPRAWLWRRAASAAASCALLAPAAGTFAFRKAGAARRRPGNAAQARQRWRLDGRALQKLPVHMGLVVTEEEPSYADMASLVVWCMAVGISYVSVYDHNGIFKRNNSRLMDEILKQQQELLGLDCSKYTVEFANQDKADQVLNCQSTLKVLSPEDGKADIIKAARNFCQLVAEQQRTHADLDVNVLDNLLSNRNQKEVLELTGISEGPFLFEKPLQC; encoded by the exons atgagcGGGGTGCTGGGCCTGGTGTGGCGCCTGCTGCACGCCCTCCTCTGCCTGCAGCGCGCCCTGCTCGCCTGgctccgcggccggccggccggcggcccccgcgcctgGCTCTggcgccgcgccgcctcggccgccgctTCCTGCGCCCTCCTGGCGCCCGCGGCGGGGACTTTCGCCTTCCGCaaggccggcgcggcgcggcggcggcccgggaaCGCGGCGCAGGCCCGCCAGCGGTGGCGCTTGGACGGGCGGGCCCTGCAGAAGCTGCCGGTGCACATGGGGCTGGTGGTGACCGAGGAGGAGCCGAGCTACGCGGACATGGCCAGCCTGGTGGTGTGGTGCATGGCAGTGGGGATCTCCTATGTCAGCGTCTACGACCATAATG gtattttcaaGAGGAATAACTCAAGATTAATGGAtgaaattttaaaacagcaacaagAACTCTTGGGACTAGATTGCTCCAAATACACAGTGGAATTTGCAAATCAAGACAAAGCTGATCAAG TTTTAAATTGCCAATCTACATTGAAGGTGCTGTCTCCTGAAGATGGAAAAGCAGACATAATAAAAGCTGCTCGAAACTTTTGTCAGTTGGTGGCAGAGCAGCAAAGAACACATGCAGACCTGGATGTGAATGTGTTAGACAACTTATTAAGTA ATAGGAACCAGAAGGAAGTATTAGAATTAACTGGGATCTCTGAAGGTCCTTTCCTGTTTGAAAAGCCATTGCAGTGTTGA